In the genome of Candidatus Electrothrix rattekaaiensis, the window CGCTCAGCAGAGCCCAATAGCAGTTCGGTCGGAAGGAAAGCAGGAAATCCGTGGTCTTCATGACCGCCAGCTGCAAAACACCAATCTTACTCGAAGCGATATATTCCTTTTTTTCTTTTCTCACCATTCCAGCTATCTGGCAGGAGTTGGGCAGTAAGAAAAGCACCAACGAAAAAAATAACAGAAACCAATACATTTGTCCGGGAAGCACGAGCGTTCCACTGAGTTTTGCAAGATATGGTTGCACTACTTCAATTCGCTGAAATACTTTTTGTACACTTGCTTCCGTTGTGACTCCATTCGCCCCGACCATTCCTTTGAGTACCTGAAATCCCTGTTGGAGATTTGTTGCACGAAAAATGACCCAGGTAGTATTAACAAAGAGAAAGGTAAACAGCCAGCCGAATATGGCGGGTATTCTCAGACCAATTTTTTTCCAGAGACGATGAAGAATCAGAGCAGCTCCGTGAAGTCCTCCCCAAAGGACAAAGGTCCATCCAGCACCGTGCCAGAGTCCGGCGAGGAAAAAGGTGATGAACAAGTGGCAATAGGTGCGTAACTCGCCTTTGCGATTACCTCCGAGAGGAATATAGAGGTAATCTCGAAGCCAGCGTGACAGCGTCATATGCCATCTACGCCAGAAGTCCTGAATACTTGTCGCCTGATACGGTGAATTAAAGTTTATCGGCAGAACAATATTAAAAAATAGGGCAGACCCAATGGCCATATCTGTATAGCCGGAAAAATCAAAGTAGAGTTGAAAGGTGTAGCTAAGACTGGTTCCCCATGCGTCAAAGAGCGTCAGGGCGGTTTCTGTTGCGAAACCTTTGCTGGCCCAGGCGGCAAATTGATCCGCAATCCATACCTTTTTAAAAAAACCTAAAGAAAAGAAAAAGAGTCCTAGTGCGGCGTTCGGAGATGAGAATACCCGGTTGCGCAGGCGACGGAACTGAGGCATCATCTCCTGATGATGGACAATAGGTCCGGCGATCAGCTGGGGAAAAAATGAGACGAAAAGGCAGTAGCTGAGAAAATCATACTCCTCCGCATTTTTTTTACTGCAATCGACCAGATAGGCGATCTGCTGAAAGGTAAAAAAACTGATCGCCAGCGGCAGTGCGAGATGCGGTAGTGTTAACGAGGTATGCAGGAGCTGGTTAGCATTTTCAAAAAAGAAATCAGTGTACTTATAATAACCGAGTAATGCGATATTGAAGAATACCCCTGTGAACAGCACAGTCTTGTGGGCGACTCGATATCTCTTGGCCGGATTGCTTTTTTTGCCCGTCTTACGGAGCATGGTACCGAGGGCAAAATTGACCAAAATGGACGTGATCAAAATCAGGAGATAGGAGGCATTCCAATAGCGATAAAAAAAAAGTGAAGCCAGCACTAGCCATGCCGTTGCCGCCTGGGCAAAGCGAAATCTGTTGAGGAGGAAATAGACAAATACCGTACAGGGCAGAAAAAGAAAAAGGTAAACCGGAGAATTAAAAAGCATAGCGTCTCTGCTTACTGATTGTTAAGACAGGTCTTGAATTCCTGAGTTATGCCCTTTAGGTCATAATTGTGAGCAGCAGCTTTAATACGTTTGATATATGCAGTAAGATTGTTTGTGGTGAGTAATCCTTTCTGTTCAGCCATCAATGTTAGAATTTTCGAGTTGATATCTTTATGGTAATGGCTCTGATCTTTATAATTGGCGATATTGCCGGTAAATTCAAAGTCATCAAAACCAAAAATATGGGTATTTGAAAATGAAGAAGATAGCTGGACAACATCTTCAATAAAGAATAAATATGATTGATAATAACTGATATCGTGCCGTTCCTGTATACTGTACCAAAGTCGTGAATAAGGAGGGAAAAAGAGCAGAAACTCTGTCTCGGGATGTTCCTTGATAAGAGATAGTATGTATTTTTCAAAGGTGCTACGAGCATTAATTCGACAGTTTTCACTCAGCTTTTTACCCCACTTCGTATCCTGGCCTTTTTCTATTTCTTGGGAGAGGTTGATAATGAGCTGAAGAAATTCTTTAAAAGGTTGTGATTTCTTACTCCAATAACACCAAGCTTGTGTACCGCCAAATGCCTTGGCGTAATAGGGAAACCAAGGATAGAGTTCATGGAGAGATCTTTTTCTGACACCTGGCACCTTTTTCATGCAGGACTTGGTTAAGTCCCAGCATTGGAAGAGCTGCACATCAAAATAAATGCGGAAGTCGTCCAGCGGGTTGCTGTTATAGAGAAAAGAATACTGCTCTGGAGGCAGATCTGTGCTGTATTGCCCCACCCCGACATAGGGCAGATGGTCTAACGAAATAATAACCTTACGTACATCCTTTTTGCGAAAAAGATGTTTTAGGACAATATTCCGTTCGCTGAGCAGTGAACCGGCCATGGACAGGTTGATAAATTTTCCTCCAAGTTGATGAGAAGCTTCCTCGGTAGAAAAATTTTCCGCCATGCTGTTGCCTAATATAGCGGAATCAAAGGGATAGCTATTGATAAGCCCGGCATTCTGAAAGCGAGCATTGTTGATAAAAACGGGATTTCTGAACCAAGGCTGATGAAAAAGTTGCCATGGGTCAAAGATAAATCCATAAAGCATGAGAATGCCGAATAGAGCGGCCACCGTAGAGAAAAAATATACACCATACCGTTTTGATGACCTGTAAACACCCATGTTGCTTAACCCAAAATCCGCTTCCACCAAGGCCGAGGCTGCTCAGGAGCTTGCAGCTGATCTGGAAAACAGAGCTGATGTGTATTGAAAAATTGCTGTACCCCTGTTTCTTTGAGTTTAATTTTGATCTCCAGAAGGTCCCCGGTGTCAATAACTTCTTGTTGCAGTTCCGGCAAAACAAATATCGGATCCTGCCCGTAGGAAAAAATAATATTCTTTTTTTCCGGAAATAGCCATTTTGCATCACCGGTCAAAAAAAGGATCTGGAAATCATTTGGATCGCTAAAGGATATAATATCAGATTGTTGCGTTTTGTTGTATACTGTAAGAGATGCAATTTCAATTATGCCTACCCGAATACCGGGGTCCAGACGAAGCCAAAGCGGCGATTCTTCTGCTGGCAGTTCAAAGGAGATTGTCGCCCATTCCTCGCTTCTATAATGTCGCCACTGAGATTTTTCGCTGACAAATTTTCCCTGACCATCCCAATATAATTCAGCAAAGTTATTTTTATCTGTTTCCTTCCCGCGCCATATAGCCTTTTCCCGATCTGAAAAAGACTTTTGAGCAGCAGCCTGAAAAAAAGGTCCTCTCGCCTCAAACAGTTCTTCTGTATATTGTTTGAGGTACTCTCTGCT includes:
- a CDS encoding MBOAT family protein; protein product: MLFNSPVYLFLFLPCTVFVYFLLNRFRFAQAATAWLVLASLFFYRYWNASYLLILITSILVNFALGTMLRKTGKKSNPAKRYRVAHKTVLFTGVFFNIALLGYYKYTDFFFENANQLLHTSLTLPHLALPLAISFFTFQQIAYLVDCSKKNAEEYDFLSYCLFVSFFPQLIAGPIVHHQEMMPQFRRLRNRVFSSPNAALGLFFFSLGFFKKVWIADQFAAWASKGFATETALTLFDAWGTSLSYTFQLYFDFSGYTDMAIGSALFFNIVLPINFNSPYQATSIQDFWRRWHMTLSRWLRDYLYIPLGGNRKGELRTYCHLFITFFLAGLWHGAGWTFVLWGGLHGAALILHRLWKKIGLRIPAIFGWLFTFLFVNTTWVIFRATNLQQGFQVLKGMVGANGVTTEASVQKVFQRIEVVQPYLAKLSGTLVLPGQMYWFLLFFSLVLFLLPNSCQIAGMVRKEKKEYIASSKIGVLQLAVMKTTDFLLSFRPNCYWALLSGILFSMALYRLLRVEPTEFLYFNF